In Natronomonas halophila, one DNA window encodes the following:
- a CDS encoding non-canonical purine NTP pyrophosphatase, whose product MLHYVTTNEGKVREAEEYLGDDVASVDYDYTEIQADSLEAVAADGARRAYEHVGEPVIVDDAGLYLDGFDGFPGPYSSYVEDTLGIERVGRLARREEATSAQFRCVIAYCDGEAFEASPEPVDTDDRRGQDLAADDRATATTDETVHERDVPVKLFAGAVPGTIVEPRGEGGFGYDPIFEHDGTTFAEMDAEQKNAISHRGRALAKFAEWFEGRSA is encoded by the coding sequence ATGCTTCACTACGTGACGACGAACGAGGGGAAGGTCCGCGAGGCCGAGGAGTACCTCGGCGACGACGTGGCCTCGGTAGACTACGATTACACGGAGATTCAGGCCGATTCGCTGGAGGCCGTCGCAGCCGACGGCGCACGGCGGGCCTACGAACACGTCGGCGAACCGGTCATCGTCGACGACGCCGGCCTCTATCTGGACGGTTTCGACGGCTTCCCCGGACCCTACTCGTCGTACGTCGAGGACACGCTCGGCATCGAGCGCGTTGGACGACTGGCACGGCGCGAAGAAGCCACCAGCGCGCAGTTCCGGTGTGTCATCGCCTACTGCGACGGCGAGGCCTTCGAGGCGTCACCGGAACCCGTCGATACGGACGACCGCCGCGGACAGGATTTAGCGGCCGACGACCGGGCAACTGCGACGACCGACGAGACGGTCCACGAACGGGACGTCCCCGTGAAACTGTTCGCGGGCGCGGTGCCGGGCACCATCGTCGAACCGCGCGGCGAGGGCGGGTTCGGCTACGACCCCATCTTCGAACACGACGGCACCACGTTCGCCGAGATGGATGCCGAGCAGAAGAACGCGATTTCACACCGCGGGCGCGCGCTGGCGAAGTTCGCCGAGTGGTTCGAAGGGCGGTCCGCGTAA
- a CDS encoding SDR family NAD(P)-dependent oxidoreductase, with protein sequence MTVDGTTLITGASAGIGKALAEQFAANGHDLVLVARREDRLASLAEDLEADHGITAEYVPLDLADRQAPYELYEETQDRDIQVDILVNNVGIGTQGAFVENDLDRELDQMQLNMVTPTQLTHLYGGDMADRGEGGVLNVSSTAAWFPGPFMTIYYASKAYMKSFSEGLAGELEPEGVSVTVLCPGPVETEFQERAENEDTPLGSGQMQDVEMVAEAGYDGLQAGKTVVVTGWKFKLLTKVSNVLPNRLTRKSAKGLNTPD encoded by the coding sequence ATGACAGTCGACGGCACGACGTTGATAACAGGTGCGTCGGCGGGTATCGGAAAAGCACTCGCCGAACAGTTCGCGGCCAACGGCCACGACCTCGTGTTGGTCGCCCGCCGCGAGGACCGTCTCGCCTCGCTAGCCGAGGACCTCGAAGCCGACCACGGAATCACGGCCGAGTACGTCCCGTTGGACCTCGCGGACCGGCAGGCCCCCTACGAGTTGTACGAGGAAACCCAGGACCGAGATATTCAGGTCGATATCCTCGTGAACAACGTCGGCATCGGCACACAGGGCGCCTTCGTCGAAAACGACCTCGACCGTGAACTCGACCAGATGCAGTTGAACATGGTGACGCCGACGCAGTTGACCCACCTCTACGGCGGCGACATGGCCGACCGCGGCGAGGGCGGCGTTCTCAACGTCTCCTCGACGGCGGCGTGGTTCCCGGGGCCGTTCATGACCATCTACTACGCCTCGAAGGCGTACATGAAGTCCTTCTCGGAGGGACTGGCGGGTGAACTCGAACCGGAAGGCGTCTCGGTGACGGTGCTGTGTCCCGGCCCCGTCGAGACGGAGTTTCAGGAACGGGCCGAAAACGAGGACACGCCGCTCGGCAGCGGGCAGATGCAGGACGTCGAGATGGTCGCCGAAGCGGGCTACGACGGCCTGCAAGCCGGAAAAACGGTCGTGGTCACTGGCTGGAAGTTCAAACTCCTCACGAAGGTATCGAACGTTCTCCCGAATCGGCTGACCCGGAAGTCCGCGAAGGGGCTCAACACGCCCGACTGA
- the aceB gene encoding malate synthase AceB, whose protein sequence is MTELDKRTHGRKFVRTFFTTPTAEKGVDDSAKKLRSAIGLRGMQAPDVWVPDNEDATAPNMRDEGAENIAEVVAEDGDEFPGEIHPRVVWHRDSPETRYKGFQHMLEIADPANGAVENIDGFVIPEVGDIDDWKKADEFITIVENEHGLEEGSLNMSVIIESGSAELAMEKLRDEMGKASNNLQRLFLLVDGEVDYTKDMRAITPTGGLPEWKELRHNTSRAASAAGLISVDGPYDDIRDVEGYHDRITANNAMGMLGIWSLTPGQVVEANKSPLPPAAGYWVLDAGGRTAELEDQDGVQVYTGETVDLEEEDGGYELEVAGDEYFFETEDELVEELLDLLDYVPSMDDIVDSMEEFEAAKEAGKGAIAMTQSATVEIDGVQVDVAQDRMWDEATYQALMTPIKLFKDVYHNRPDQHDDLADLYSEDVVERALEVGN, encoded by the coding sequence ATGACTGAACTCGACAAGCGAACGCACGGCCGGAAGTTCGTGCGGACGTTCTTCACGACACCGACCGCAGAGAAAGGTGTCGACGACTCCGCCAAGAAGCTCCGTAGCGCCATCGGCCTCCGCGGCATGCAGGCCCCGGACGTCTGGGTCCCGGACAACGAGGACGCCACCGCGCCGAACATGCGTGACGAGGGCGCCGAGAACATCGCCGAAGTCGTCGCCGAGGACGGCGACGAGTTCCCCGGCGAAATCCACCCCCGCGTCGTCTGGCACCGCGACAGCCCCGAGACGCGCTACAAGGGCTTCCAGCACATGCTCGAAATCGCCGACCCCGCGAACGGCGCCGTCGAGAACATCGACGGGTTCGTCATCCCCGAAGTCGGCGACATCGACGACTGGAAGAAAGCCGACGAGTTCATCACCATCGTCGAAAACGAGCACGGCCTCGAAGAAGGCAGCCTCAACATGTCCGTCATCATTGAGTCCGGCTCGGCCGAACTCGCCATGGAGAAGCTCCGCGACGAGATGGGCAAGGCCTCGAACAACCTCCAGCGCCTCTTCCTGCTCGTCGACGGCGAAGTCGACTACACGAAGGACATGCGCGCCATCACGCCGACCGGTGGCCTCCCCGAGTGGAAGGAACTCCGCCACAACACCTCCCGCGCCGCGAGCGCGGCGGGTCTCATCTCCGTCGACGGCCCCTACGACGACATCCGTGACGTCGAGGGCTACCACGACCGCATCACCGCCAACAACGCGATGGGTATGCTCGGCATCTGGTCGCTGACGCCCGGCCAGGTCGTCGAAGCCAACAAGAGCCCGCTCCCGCCGGCGGCCGGCTACTGGGTCCTCGACGCTGGCGGCCGCACGGCCGAACTCGAAGACCAGGACGGCGTGCAGGTCTACACCGGCGAGACCGTCGACCTCGAGGAAGAGGACGGCGGCTACGAACTCGAAGTCGCCGGCGACGAGTACTTCTTCGAAACCGAGGACGAACTCGTCGAGGAACTGCTCGACCTCCTCGATTACGTCCCGAGCATGGACGACATCGTCGACTCCATGGAGGAGTTCGAAGCGGCCAAGGAAGCGGGCAAGGGCGCCATCGCGATGACCCAGTCCGCAACCGTCGAAATCGACGGCGTGCAGGTCGACGTCGCACAGGACCGCATGTGGGACGAGGCGACCTATCAGGCCCTCATGACGCCCATCAAGCTGTTCAAGGACGTCTACCACAACCGTCCCGACCAGCACGACGACCTCGCGGACCTCTACAGCGAGGACGTCGTCGAGCGCGCGCTCGAAGTCGGTAACTAA
- a CDS encoding helix-turn-helix domain-containing protein, translating into MRYATVVIDPSGGDFQPTDRALADEPTVSRESVQQVNLLRDGTAVSLYAVRGDLGRARTILAEQEAVIDYDVSGDREGLAYVHFRPTGTVERLLALVQDNEIVLQTPIDCVDGGGFRVTLVGDDETIGNVVDAIPDPLSVSLEGIGEYHPDSEQLFSVLTARQQEILDAAVEMGYYEVPREATHDDIAAEVGVSAGTVGEHLRKVEGKILSSLVG; encoded by the coding sequence ATGCGATATGCGACCGTCGTCATCGACCCCTCGGGCGGCGACTTCCAGCCGACCGACCGGGCGCTCGCCGACGAACCGACGGTCTCCCGAGAATCGGTCCAGCAGGTCAACCTGTTGCGCGACGGGACCGCCGTCTCGCTGTACGCCGTCCGCGGCGACCTCGGCCGTGCCAGAACTATCCTCGCCGAACAGGAGGCCGTCATCGACTACGACGTCTCCGGCGACCGGGAGGGGCTGGCCTACGTCCACTTCCGCCCGACGGGGACCGTCGAGCGGTTGCTCGCGCTCGTTCAGGACAACGAAATCGTCCTCCAGACGCCCATCGACTGCGTCGACGGCGGCGGCTTCCGCGTGACGCTGGTCGGCGACGACGAAACCATCGGCAACGTCGTCGATGCGATTCCGGACCCCCTGTCGGTCTCGCTGGAAGGCATCGGCGAGTACCATCCGGACTCCGAGCAACTCTTCTCCGTGCTTACCGCTCGCCAGCAGGAAATCCTCGATGCCGCCGTCGAGATGGGCTACTACGAGGTCCCGCGGGAGGCGACACACGACGACATCGCCGCCGAAGTCGGCGTCTCCGCCGGTACGGTCGGCGAACACCTCCGGAAGGTGGAGGGCAAAATCCTCTCGTCGCTCGTCGGGTAG
- the aceA gene encoding isocitrate lyase, which translates to MAHDNDGVDEVASRVQNTESITRDVDNPAARELREKFEKQDFTFAPGLYHALDARLAEMAGLDAAYMSGYSTVLGQFGFPDLEMVTMTEMVENAKRIVEATNLPVVADADTGYGGIHNVRRAVREYEKAGVAAVHIEDQTTPKRCGHIAGKKIVSREDAEARFSAAVDAKQSEDTIIIARTDAYGSANGDWDEHLERGRIYADAGVDLVWPEMPDPSREDAVNYAETIHETHPDLDLAFNYSSSFAWSEEEDPLTFQELGDLGYQYIFITLYALHSGAHAVYEDMSNIAENDEEAQWDLEDRYLGHETESHHELSFVSRFQDIEAQFDPEAKERMEKSAGFTEEESDPLTSNDDD; encoded by the coding sequence ATGGCACACGACAACGACGGAGTGGACGAGGTCGCAAGCCGCGTCCAGAACACGGAATCGATTACTCGAGACGTTGACAACCCCGCCGCTCGCGAGCTTCGCGAGAAGTTCGAGAAGCAGGACTTCACCTTCGCGCCCGGTCTCTACCACGCGCTTGACGCCCGACTGGCCGAGATGGCCGGTCTGGACGCCGCGTACATGTCGGGCTACTCGACGGTCCTGGGCCAGTTCGGCTTCCCGGACCTCGAGATGGTCACGATGACCGAGATGGTCGAGAACGCAAAGCGCATCGTCGAAGCGACGAACCTCCCGGTCGTCGCCGACGCCGACACCGGCTACGGTGGCATCCACAACGTCCGCCGCGCCGTCCGCGAATACGAGAAGGCTGGCGTCGCTGCGGTCCACATCGAGGACCAGACGACCCCGAAGCGCTGTGGCCACATCGCCGGCAAGAAGATCGTCTCGCGTGAGGACGCCGAAGCGCGTTTCTCCGCCGCCGTCGACGCCAAGCAGTCCGAGGACACCATCATCATCGCCCGGACGGACGCCTACGGCTCCGCCAACGGCGACTGGGACGAGCACCTCGAGCGAGGTCGCATCTACGCCGACGCCGGCGTCGACCTCGTCTGGCCCGAGATGCCGGACCCGTCCCGCGAGGACGCCGTCAACTACGCCGAAACCATCCACGAGACCCACCCGGACCTGGACCTCGCCTTCAACTACTCCAGTTCCTTCGCGTGGTCCGAGGAAGAGGACCCGCTCACGTTCCAGGAACTCGGCGACCTGGGCTACCAGTACATCTTCATCACGCTGTACGCCCTGCACTCCGGTGCACACGCCGTCTACGAGGACATGAGCAACATCGCGGAGAACGACGAGGAAGCCCAGTGGGACCTCGAGGACCGCTACCTCGGCCACGAAACCGAGAGCCACCACGAGCTCTCGTTCGTCTCGCGCTTCCAGGACATCGAAGCGCAGTTCGACCCCGAAGCCAAGGAGCGGATGGAGAAGTCCGCCGGCTTCACCGAGGAAGAGTCCGACCCGCTGACGTCGAACGACGACGACTGA
- a CDS encoding putative sulfate/molybdate transporter, producing MATVAATERRFAMSVGEVTGAIGDSITVLPLVVALGLLTPAPLPHLLVGFAVFQAVWGVYYGLPLSVEPMKALAGLAIAGAISYGDLVAAGLLAGALLLVAGRTGLLSSVAVHVGEPVVRGVQFAVACLLAVSAFDLVVATPTVAVAGLAVAAVVALVSRRAVALAVLAVGILWAGATAGVPMPSVPDPALFPGGPPTLSVGVMEGLAAQLAMTVGNAAVATSLLLSDLYDVDVSPDELAESMGVMNLVAVPLGGVPMCHGSGGLAGKHAFGARTATANLVAGVLYAGLALFAGLLVAFPMALLGVLLCVVAASLTRVAFGETDRPWLVAAIGGLAVLTNVGVAFLAGIVWWRFRG from the coding sequence ATGGCGACAGTCGCGGCGACCGAACGCCGGTTCGCGATGTCGGTCGGCGAGGTGACCGGCGCTATCGGCGACTCGATAACCGTGTTGCCGCTGGTCGTCGCGCTCGGTCTGTTGACGCCCGCGCCGCTGCCACACCTACTCGTGGGCTTCGCCGTTTTTCAGGCAGTCTGGGGCGTTTATTACGGGCTTCCGCTCTCGGTCGAACCAATGAAGGCCCTCGCCGGATTGGCTATCGCCGGCGCTATCAGTTACGGCGACCTCGTGGCGGCAGGGTTGCTCGCGGGGGCATTGTTGCTCGTCGCCGGCCGAACCGGGTTGCTCTCGTCAGTTGCAGTCCACGTCGGCGAACCGGTCGTTCGTGGCGTCCAGTTCGCCGTCGCGTGTCTGCTAGCCGTTTCGGCGTTCGACCTCGTCGTGGCTACGCCGACCGTTGCGGTCGCTGGCTTGGCGGTCGCAGCGGTTGTGGCGCTCGTTTCCCGACGGGCGGTCGCTCTCGCCGTGTTGGCCGTCGGCATCCTGTGGGCAGGGGCGACGGCCGGCGTTCCGATGCCGTCGGTGCCCGACCCCGCGTTGTTCCCGGGCGGGCCGCCGACGCTCTCGGTCGGGGTGATGGAGGGACTCGCTGCCCAGTTGGCGATGACGGTCGGCAACGCCGCCGTCGCCACGTCCCTGCTGCTCTCGGACCTCTACGATGTCGACGTCTCGCCGGACGAACTCGCGGAAAGCATGGGCGTGATGAACCTCGTCGCCGTCCCGCTCGGCGGCGTGCCGATGTGTCACGGCTCCGGCGGTCTCGCTGGCAAGCACGCCTTCGGCGCCCGGACGGCGACGGCGAACCTCGTCGCCGGCGTCCTCTATGCCGGCCTCGCGCTGTTCGCCGGCCTGCTGGTCGCGTTCCCGATGGCGCTTCTCGGGGTCTTGCTCTGTGTGGTCGCGGCGTCGCTCACCCGGGTCGCCTTCGGCGAGACCGACCGCCCGTGGCTGGTCGCGGCCATCGGCGGCCTCGCCGTTCTCACGAACGTCGGCGTGGCGTTTCTCGCGGGCATCGTCTGGTGGCGGTTCCGGGGGTAG
- a CDS encoding type II/IV secretion system ATPase subunit, which translates to MGGVSKDKPGVTSGDVDEESTDRDLETDAVAGNGAVNTFEETISSIQRTLFEWTNGLIGDGTDREYDESELFEPDIEEQLRDHPTVTAVLDDVTTSFAEAENLVFDTRPPLAHLQSRFFDFSYLIEHEEIERKWTNEPYAYVSILRDTTENELRYHVTEPWLSDFEEYVLEELTKVLRNSLMYQETNGEMPKAERFSQEASDLVEKHTAALPETSLYKILYYLRRDFLNYDRVDPIIRDDAVEDISCDGVDLPVFVYHDSYRDLDTNVTFGKEDLISFVTRLAQRSGKHISVSNPLVDASLPNGSRVQLSFGGDISTRGPNFTIRQFTSVPDTPIDLINWDTFSVEQMAYLWLAIENNRSLLFAGGTGSGKTTSLNAVSFFIPKKSKIVTIEDTPEISLPHENWVQSLTRDSVTGSGRGQVTMYQQLQTALRQRPEYILVGEIRTESDVALTFFQAMATGHSAYTTVHAESVNGVINRLENEPLSVPLQMLKELDIISIQRQVMVEGERVRRNDQITELVSAGEGDDVHINRVFDWDADRDAFNTKFDSSVFDDIAADRGWSTAEINQEYEDRRKVLQYMVDNDITWYEDVARVIHRFMTDRETVMDRIDGDQLDPADLTK; encoded by the coding sequence ATGGGTGGGGTTAGCAAGGACAAGCCCGGGGTTACATCCGGGGATGTAGATGAGGAGTCGACGGACCGTGACCTCGAAACCGATGCCGTCGCTGGCAACGGGGCCGTAAATACGTTCGAGGAGACCATCTCGTCCATTCAGCGGACGCTTTTCGAGTGGACCAACGGGCTCATCGGGGACGGAACCGACCGGGAATACGACGAGTCGGAACTGTTCGAGCCCGATATCGAAGAGCAGCTCCGCGACCATCCCACCGTGACGGCGGTGCTCGACGACGTCACGACGTCGTTCGCGGAGGCGGAGAACCTGGTGTTCGATACCCGGCCGCCGCTGGCACACCTGCAGTCGCGCTTTTTCGATTTCAGCTATCTCATCGAGCACGAGGAAATAGAGCGCAAGTGGACGAACGAACCGTACGCGTACGTCTCGATTCTCCGTGATACCACCGAAAACGAACTGCGGTATCACGTCACTGAACCGTGGCTCAGCGACTTCGAGGAGTACGTCCTCGAGGAGTTGACCAAGGTCCTTCGGAACAGCCTGATGTATCAGGAGACGAACGGCGAGATGCCGAAAGCAGAGCGGTTCTCCCAGGAGGCCAGCGACCTCGTCGAGAAACACACCGCGGCGCTTCCGGAGACGTCGCTGTACAAGATACTGTACTACCTGCGTCGTGATTTCCTCAATTACGACCGGGTCGACCCGATAATCCGCGACGATGCCGTCGAGGACATCTCCTGTGACGGGGTGGACCTCCCGGTGTTCGTCTACCACGACAGCTACCGCGACCTGGACACGAACGTCACCTTCGGCAAGGAGGACCTCATCTCCTTCGTGACCCGGCTCGCACAGCGGTCCGGCAAGCACATCTCGGTGTCGAACCCGCTCGTGGACGCGTCGCTGCCGAACGGCTCGCGCGTCCAGTTGAGTTTCGGCGGCGACATCTCGACGCGGGGACCGAACTTCACGATTCGGCAGTTCACGTCGGTCCCGGACACGCCCATCGACCTCATCAACTGGGACACGTTCTCCGTCGAGCAGATGGCCTACCTCTGGCTGGCCATCGAGAACAACCGCTCGCTGCTGTTCGCCGGCGGGACGGGGTCGGGGAAGACGACCAGCCTCAACGCGGTGTCGTTTTTCATCCCCAAGAAATCCAAAATCGTCACCATCGAGGACACGCCGGAGATATCGCTGCCCCACGAAAACTGGGTTCAGAGCCTGACCCGGGACTCTGTTACCGGGTCCGGTCGAGGGCAGGTGACGATGTACCAGCAACTGCAGACAGCGCTCCGACAGCGGCCGGAGTATATCCTCGTCGGCGAGATTCGGACCGAATCGGACGTCGCGCTGACGTTCTTCCAGGCGATGGCAACCGGCCACAGCGCCTACACGACGGTCCACGCCGAGTCGGTAAACGGCGTCATCAACCGGCTCGAAAACGAGCCACTGTCCGTCCCGCTACAAATGCTGAAGGAACTGGATATCATCTCCATCCAGCGACAGGTGATGGTCGAAGGCGAGCGGGTCCGCCGAAACGACCAGATTACGGAACTGGTCTCGGCCGGCGAGGGCGACGACGTCCACATCAATCGCGTCTTCGACTGGGACGCCGACCGGGACGCGTTCAACACCAAGTTCGATTCGTCGGTCTTCGACGACATCGCGGCCGACCGCGGGTGGTCGACCGCCGAAATCAATCAGGAGTACGAGGACCGCCGGAAGGTCCTCCAGTACATGGTCGACAACGACATCACCTGGTACGAGGACGTCGCCCGCGTCATCCACCGGTTTATGACCGACCGGGAGACGGTGATGGACCGCATCGACGGTGACCAACTCGACCCGGCCGACCTCACGAAGTAA
- a CDS encoding DUF7384 family protein, with translation MTDSGHDPDHARIVADAGVLAADLLVGGAAREALDHLRRHSWLELVVTGPLLDDAEAVITDLANDELAADWRAKIEAEAVVVDQPEGDHPSLAAAYRGDAAHIISQDGSLQSVEAGANLKAVMDVSIRSPDAFARVFDPEGVYELLFDDAYPGPDRDPRE, from the coding sequence ATGACCGATAGCGGCCACGACCCCGACCACGCGCGCATCGTCGCGGACGCGGGCGTGCTGGCGGCCGACCTCCTCGTCGGCGGCGCCGCACGGGAGGCGCTCGATCACCTCCGGCGGCATTCGTGGCTCGAACTGGTCGTGACTGGCCCGCTTCTCGACGACGCCGAAGCCGTCATCACCGACCTTGCGAACGATGAACTGGCCGCCGACTGGCGAGCGAAAATCGAAGCCGAAGCGGTCGTCGTCGACCAACCCGAGGGCGACCACCCGTCGCTGGCGGCCGCCTACCGGGGCGATGCTGCCCACATCATCAGCCAGGACGGCAGTCTCCAGAGCGTCGAGGCCGGCGCGAACCTGAAGGCCGTCATGGATGTCAGCATCCGGTCGCCCGACGCGTTCGCTCGCGTGTTCGACCCCGAAGGCGTCTACGAACTCCTCTTCGACGACGCGTATCCGGGGCCGGACCGCGACCCCCGCGAGTAA
- a CDS encoding type II secretion system F family protein, producing MSDEPQTPDSTPIDFEADPETDDRIPVPEYEAEQYVPDSERISGIREDLLREEFGYVRTYFKSREEKHTELQRHLNQAHLGKTFDVYLTRTLWLSLASAVLGGLIGLLVSWLFAQSGVFTGLSAPWAPSVNGPFGDVVLFVSANKEVIGTGVLVAALAGVFGAITWFTRYYYPSYIVDVRRRNINVTLPHTIVYMYALSFGGMDFVTVLRRTAETEGTYGEVAHEFETVVKDVDMFGSDLFTALRNARNRTPSDSMEQFLDDMLTMLDSGGDVTEFLREEANKHRDRAVREQDKFLQTLELLSEVFIVGFVAAPLFFVVTLLMMSFLGQETLSMLFLIVYVILPLAMIGFVVLISTLSEPFKQPAHEIHPDRGQHTAWPESSVRKYPGFQAFRRIRLRERLRSLLTDPVGVFRRQPLYTLLFTVPVAAAVGAYFATNMAVAPTDFLERSYEVGVALAVVPFVIIALPLAVFHELTEYRKRHVAKRLPDTLDILASANQMGLSLSEGLDLVSRNLTGTLAGELLKVRNDIEWNADVRQALLSLAGRLQVPQLTRTCKILAEGTRSTGDLHKILSITAEDTRQRYRLERNRNQELQAYTTVVILGFLVYVAVIVILDYSFLGTIVEQVGDTDQLAEAGLITISGDSVGIYRALFFHSALIQAVGTGVISGKLTANSVFSGLKYSIALVLLTVLVFGFL from the coding sequence ATGAGCGACGAGCCACAGACCCCGGATTCGACGCCCATCGACTTCGAGGCCGACCCGGAGACGGACGACCGCATTCCGGTCCCGGAGTACGAGGCCGAACAGTACGTCCCGGACAGCGAACGCATCTCGGGTATCCGTGAGGACCTCCTGCGCGAGGAGTTCGGCTACGTGCGGACCTACTTCAAATCCCGCGAGGAGAAACACACGGAACTCCAGCGGCACCTCAATCAGGCGCATCTGGGCAAGACCTTCGACGTCTATCTCACGCGCACGCTGTGGTTGTCGCTTGCTTCCGCCGTCCTCGGCGGCCTCATCGGCCTGCTCGTCTCGTGGCTTTTCGCACAGTCCGGCGTCTTCACGGGACTGTCGGCACCGTGGGCGCCATCGGTCAACGGGCCGTTCGGCGACGTCGTGCTCTTCGTTTCGGCCAACAAGGAGGTCATCGGGACCGGCGTTCTGGTCGCCGCCCTCGCGGGCGTTTTCGGCGCGATTACCTGGTTTACCCGATATTACTACCCGAGTTACATCGTCGACGTGCGGCGGCGGAACATCAACGTGACCCTGCCGCACACGATCGTCTACATGTACGCCCTCTCCTTCGGCGGGATGGACTTCGTGACGGTGCTCCGGCGGACGGCCGAAACCGAGGGGACCTACGGCGAGGTCGCCCACGAGTTCGAGACGGTCGTCAAGGACGTCGACATGTTCGGTTCGGACCTGTTTACCGCGCTGCGGAACGCCCGAAACCGCACGCCGTCGGACAGCATGGAGCAGTTCCTCGACGATATGCTGACCATGCTCGACTCGGGGGGCGACGTCACCGAGTTCCTTCGGGAGGAAGCCAACAAACATCGCGACCGGGCGGTCAGGGAACAGGACAAGTTCCTCCAGACGCTCGAACTCCTGAGCGAGGTGTTCATCGTCGGGTTCGTCGCGGCACCGCTCTTCTTCGTCGTGACGCTGCTGATGATGAGCTTCCTCGGGCAGGAGACGCTGTCGATGCTCTTCCTCATCGTCTACGTCATCCTGCCGCTGGCGATGATCGGGTTCGTCGTCCTCATCTCGACGCTCTCCGAGCCGTTCAAGCAACCGGCACACGAGATTCACCCGGACCGCGGCCAGCACACGGCCTGGCCGGAATCCTCCGTCCGGAAGTACCCCGGCTTTCAGGCCTTCCGGCGAATCCGCCTTCGGGAGCGATTGCGGTCGCTGCTTACGGACCCGGTCGGGGTGTTCCGCCGACAGCCGCTTTACACACTGCTATTTACGGTGCCCGTCGCCGCTGCGGTGGGTGCCTATTTCGCCACGAACATGGCCGTTGCGCCGACTGACTTCCTGGAGCGGTCCTACGAGGTCGGCGTCGCACTCGCGGTCGTTCCCTTCGTTATCATCGCGCTCCCGCTTGCGGTATTCCACGAACTCACCGAATACCGCAAGCGCCACGTCGCAAAGCGGCTTCCCGACACGCTCGATATCCTCGCCAGCGCCAACCAGATGGGGCTGTCCCTCAGCGAGGGCCTCGACCTCGTCTCGCGAAACCTCACGGGGACGCTGGCCGGGGAACTCCTCAAGGTCCGCAACGATATCGAGTGGAACGCCGACGTCAGGCAGGCGTTGCTGTCGCTGGCCGGGCGCCTGCAGGTGCCGCAGTTGACCCGGACCTGCAAGATTCTCGCCGAAGGGACGCGGTCGACCGGCGACCTGCACAAGATCCTCTCGATTACCGCGGAGGACACCCGCCAGCGATACCGACTCGAACGTAACCGCAACCAGGAACTGCAGGCCTACACGACCGTCGTCATCCTCGGATTCCTCGTGTACGTGGCGGTTATCGTCATCCTCGATTACTCCTTCCTCGGCACCATCGTCGAACAGGTCGGCGACACAGACCAACTCGCCGAGGCGGGGCTGATTACCATCAGCGGCGATAGCGTCGGCATCTATCGAGCGCTGTTCTTCCACTCGGCGCTCATTCAGGCGGTCGGTACCGGCGTCATCTCCGGAAAACTGACCGCCAACAGCGTCTTCAGCGGCCTCAAATACAGTATCGCGCTCGTACTCCTCACCGTGCTCGTGTTCGGCTTCCTGTAA